Proteins found in one Mytilus edulis chromosome 2, xbMytEdul2.2, whole genome shotgun sequence genomic segment:
- the LOC139512420 gene encoding uncharacterized protein — MVSQRMAIFALGFVALFGYCFSASVEVNQCVTHLDDVIPQTNFDIKQFAGVWYTYSGTTYVYGDNTWDSMINIIYAHEDGSITRVISGHSKNYDKCVVHPGVMTKDDTAEYSGVLMQGTMKYKIMFTDYSSAAMFFCFDVQADGTCAHEKEQIEIWSRSTDEMTTDIMNNLISYFGGIKCTDVKDIKVTVKGHCETPSSSEPVKPGGGCYFAPNEQHVALAKKRPTGDFYSMYVAAAEGEDSMMSAYKFTESQNDNILYVTSSTRRDNVCSEIELGKYFKISEGHFLQIGSSIPREIWIAEIEKDVIGLFICYERKGGQCTKSRVQRLFQDIKPFTLDVLKKLEGRLADHFCTKYDICVGQTAELCRVPDLINSIISFSDTMLYTKESIPHHITSRLARMQIGSCQLSSIPVEESLQLSQLSGLWYELARPMNVANQFESAVVYFQYQDDGTLHSAYSGAINNKCSPAISSHTKHLKGSSHDAEMMAKLHGPDEVFIWMDYKIIYYDGTYSVHYGCFGADENGNCKHAEASLYGRKRTIDEATRERILSLFPSLCLSTDFLQDTVHNVDCSDWVIPQTDHGINPGYCNVKDIPAQKVVSFKQMAGSWYVIAGTNPMLHRFDMRLHEDILITEGFGRKDGLCTSLFTNTGTGVLHNNNGEILISFQNHNNRGYFTGKIIYTDYQVAVLYLCADETIQGECLQYRVSILSRTQTLDSMGRSLLEAKLKLPCGDLSTNLTQITDHCEKDQSCLIDDIPAVENIDIRKILGLWYDIRNMNKFNTSDSATLKFSLDEDGHINLRITKLQSDGTCVQPPYYTNMKRRNSHGDFLATVLSKFSKPGFHPFKILFTDYDNTMVTYICTDIEEDGQCSEKGKRLSILSRTQSMTPETKASVLRFVDLACVDRNVMIEVKHEVDCSSVL, encoded by the exons TTCGCTGGAGTATGGTATACCTACTCAGGTACCACGTATGTGTATGGAGATAACACGTGGGATTCCATGATAAATATCATCTATGCCCATGAAGATGGGTCCATCACAAGGGTCATTTCAGGACAttc AAAAAATTATGACAAATGTGTCGTACATCCTGGCGTTATGACAAAAGATGACACAGCAGAATATTCCGGAGTTTTGATGCAGGGGACAA tgaaatataaaattatgtttacTGACTACAGTTCTGCAGCCATGTTTTTCTGTTTTGATGTCCAAGCTGATGGCACATGTGCACATGAAAAGGAACAAATTGAAATTTGGTCACGCTCAACAGATGAGATGACAACAGATATTATGAACAATCTGATTTCATATTTTGGAGGAATTAAATGTACTGACGTGAAAGACATCAAAGTTACGGTAAAAG GTCACTGTGAAACTCCTTCATCGTCGGAACCAGTTAAACCAGGAG GTGGTTGTTATTTCGCTCCTAATGAACAACACGTTGCTCTGGCTAAGAAACGg CCAACTGGTGACTTTTACTCTATGTATGTTGCTGCAGCTGAAGGGGAAGATTCTATGATGTCTGCTTATAAATTCACTGAAAGCCAAAACGATAATATCTTGTATGTAACGAGCTCCACTCGAAG ggataacgTTTGCTCAGAAATAGAGTTggggaaatattttaaaatttcagaagGCCATTTTTTGCAGATAGGCAGTTCTATTCCAA gGGAAATTTGGATAGCCGAAATCGAAAAAGATGTCATTGGGTTGTTCATATGCTATGAGAGAAAAGGGGGACAATGTACAAAAAGTCGAGTACAACGTCTTTTTCAAGACATCAAACCTTTTACTTTGGATGTTCTAAAGAAATTAGAAGGCAGGCTTGCTGATCACTTTTGCACGAAATATGATATATGCGTTGGTCAAACGGCAG agCTATGCAGAGTTCCAGATCTTATCAACAGTATCATCTCGTTCAGTGACACCATGCTTTATACCAAAGAAT CTATACCTCACCATATTACATCAAGACTAGCTAGAATGCAAATTGGATCATGTCAACTAAGTAGTATACCGGTTGAGGAGTCTCTACAATTATCACAG CTATCGGGACTTTGGTATGAACTAGCGAGACCAATGAATGTTGCAAACCAATTTGAGTCTGCTGTGGTTTATTTCCAATATCAAGATGATGGTACATTACACAGTGCATATTCAGGAGCAAT taaCAACAAATGCAGTCCTGCAATTTCAAGCCATACCAAGCATTTAAAAGGCAGTTCACACGATGCAGAAATGATGGCAAAATTACATGGACCGGACGAGGTGTTTATTTGGA TGgattacaaaataatatattatgaTGGTACATACTCTGTACACTATGGTTGCTTTGGAGCTGATGAAAATGGTAACTGTAAGCATGCAGAGGCAAGTTTGTATGGTAGAAAGCGTACGATAGATGAAGCAACAAGGGAGAGAATCTTGTCACTATTTCCCTCTTTGTGTTTATCAACTGACTTCCTACAAGACACAGTACACAATG TTGACTGTAGTGATTGGGTTATACCACAGACAG ATCATGGAATAAATCCTGGGTACTGCAATGTAAAGGACATTCCTGCACAGAAAGTTGTCAGTTTTAAACAG ATGGCAGGTAGCTGGTATGTGATTGCTGGTACAAACCCTATGCTTCATCGATTTGATATGAGGCTACATGAAGATATTCTCATAACGGAAGGCTTTGGACGAAAGGACGG ATTATGCACCTCGCTTTTCACAAACACTGGAACTGGTGTTTTGCATAACAATAATGGGGAGATTTTAATCTCATTTCAAAACCACAACAATAGAGGATACT TTACAGGTAAAATAATTTACACCGATTACCAAGTGGCAGTGTTATACCTGTGTGCAGATGAGACTATACAGGGTGAATGTTTGCAGTACAGAGTCAGTATACTCAGTAGAACACAAACTCTTGATTCAATGGGACGTTCGTTATTAGAAGCAAAACTCAAATTACCATGTGGAGATCTATCCACGAACCTAACACAAATTACAG ATCATTGTGAAAAGGACCAAAGTTGTCTAATTGATGACATACCCGCAGTGGAAAATATTGATATTCGAAAG ATTTTAGGTTTATGGTATGATATTAGGAATATGAACAAGTTTAATACTAGTGATTCCGCTACATTAAAGTTCAGCTTAGATGAAGATGGACATATCAATCTTAGGATTACTAAATTGCA GTCAGATGGAACATGCGTTCAGCCACCATATTATACTAACATGAAGAGACGAAATAGTCATGGTGATTTCTTAGCCACAGTGCTTTCTAAGTTCAGTAAACCAGGATTCC atCCATTTAAAATACTGTTTACTGACTACGATAATACCATGGTAACATACATATGTACAGATATTGAAGAGGATGGCCAATGTAGTGAAAAAGGAAAACGTCTGTCAATTCTATCAAGAACTCAATCTATGACACCTGAGACTAAAGCTAGTGTTTTAAGATTTGTGGACCTAGCATGTGTAGACAGAAATGTCATGATTGAAGTAAAACACGAAG tggACTGTTCATCAGTTTTATGA